In Felis catus isolate Fca126 chromosome A2, F.catus_Fca126_mat1.0, whole genome shotgun sequence, the following proteins share a genomic window:
- the CLEC5A gene encoding C-type lectin domain family 5 member A isoform X2: MNWHMIISGLIIVVLKMVGMTFFLLYFPLTFRSSNVTLLPTQSYGTVCPNRWYFHQGECFWLSPFEMSWNKSRDFCKTEGSTLAIVNTPEKLKFLQDIIGAEKYFIGLYQDTEKTWRWINNSPFNGNIVNQHQNFDCVTIGLTNTFDAAPCNINLRWICEKLAK, translated from the exons ATGAATTGGCATATGATAATCTCTGGGCTTATCATAGTGGTGCTTAAAATGGTTGGAATGacctttttcctgctttatt tcCCACTGACTTTCAGGAGCAGTAATGTCACCCTACTTCCCACACAGAGCTATGGAACAG TCTGCCCCAACAGGTGGTATTTTCATCAAGGAGAATGCTTTTGGTTGTCCCCTTTTGAAATGTCTTGGAACAAAAGCAGGGACTTTTGCAAAACAGAAGGATCCACTTTGGCCATTGTCAACACACCAGAGAAACTG aAATTTCTGCAGGACATAATTGGTGCTGAGAAGTATTTTATTGGCTTATACCAGGATACAGAGAAAACATGGCGTTGGATCAACAACTCCCCATTCAATGGCAA CATTGTCAATCAGCATCAGAACTTCGACTGTGTGACCATAGGCCTAACAAATACATTCGATGCTGCACCATGTAACATCAACTTGCGCTGGATTTGTGAGAAGCTGGCGAAATGA
- the LOC101084183 gene encoding olfactory receptor 9A4 — MLGNHSSATEFYLLGFPGSRELHHILFAIFFFFYSVTLMGNMVIIVIVCVDRRLQSPMYFFLGHLSALEILVTTIIVPMMLWGLLLPGMQTISLAACVTQLFLYLSLGTTEFALLGAMAVDRYVAVCNPLRYDIIMNSRTCIWVVIMSWVFGFLFQIWPVYATFQLTFCKSNVVNNFFCDRGQLLKLSCNNTLFIEFILFLMAVFVLFGSLIPTVISYSYIISTILRIPSASGRRKAFSTCASHFTCVVIGYGSCLFLYVKPKQTQAADYNRVVSLMVSVVTPFLNPFIFTLRNDKVIEALRDGAKHWCQLFRN, encoded by the coding sequence ATGTTGGGGAATCACTCTAGTGCCACTGAATTTTATCTCCTTGGCTTCCCTGGCTCCCGAGAACTACATCATATTCTCTTTgctatcttcttcttcttctactcaGTGACATTAATGGGAAACATGGTCATCATTGTGATTGTCTGTGTGGACAGACGTCTGCAGTcccccatgtatttcttccttggTCATCTCTCTGCCTTGGAGATCTTGGTTACAACTATTATCGTGCCCATGATGCTTTGGGGGCTGCTGCTCCCTGGGATGCAGACAATATCTCTGGCTGCATGTGTCACCCAGCTCTTCCTGTACCTTTCTTTGGGGACCACAGAGTTTGCATTACTGGGAGCGATGGCTGTGGACCGTTACGTGGCTGTCTGTAACCCTCTGAGGTACGACATCATTATGAACAGCCGCACCTGCATCTGGGTGGTCATTATGTCATGGGTGTTTGGGTTCCTTTTTCAAATCTGGCCAGTTTATGCCACATTTCAGCTTACCTTCTGCAAATCAAATGTGGTGAACAATTTCTTCTGTGACCGAGGGCAATTGCTCAAACTGTCCTGCAACAATACCCTTTTTATAGAGTTCATACTGTTCTTAATggctgtttttgttctttttggttctCTTATCCCTACAGTCATCTCGTACAGCTATATCATCTCCACAATCCTCAGGATCCCCTCAGCCTCTGGCCGGAGGAAAGCCTTTTCTACATGTGCCTCTCACTTCACATGTGTCGTGATTGGGTACGGCAGTTGCTTGTTCCTCTATGTGAAACCCAAGCAAACTCAAGCAGCTGATTACAATAGGGTGGTGTCCTTGATGGTTTCAGTAGTTACTCCTTTCCTCAATCCCTTCATCTTCACCCTCCGAAATGACAAAGTCATAGAAGCCCTTCGGGACGGAGCAAAGCACTGGTGTCAACTATTCAGGAATTAG
- the CLEC5A gene encoding C-type lectin domain family 5 member A isoform X1: MNWHMIISGLIIVVLKMVGMTFFLLYFPQIFGGSNVSFLPTESYGTVPLTFRSSNVTLLPTQSYGTVCPNRWYFHQGECFWLSPFEMSWNKSRDFCKTEGSTLAIVNTPEKLKFLQDIIGAEKYFIGLYQDTEKTWRWINNSPFNGNIVNQHQNFDCVTIGLTNTFDAAPCNINLRWICEKLAK; this comes from the exons ATGAATTGGCATATGATAATCTCTGGGCTTATCATAGTGGTGCTTAAAATGGTTGGAATGacctttttcctgctttatt TCCCACAGATTTTTGGCGGAAGTAATGTCAGCTTCCTTCCCACAGAGAGCTATGGAACAG tcCCACTGACTTTCAGGAGCAGTAATGTCACCCTACTTCCCACACAGAGCTATGGAACAG TCTGCCCCAACAGGTGGTATTTTCATCAAGGAGAATGCTTTTGGTTGTCCCCTTTTGAAATGTCTTGGAACAAAAGCAGGGACTTTTGCAAAACAGAAGGATCCACTTTGGCCATTGTCAACACACCAGAGAAACTG aAATTTCTGCAGGACATAATTGGTGCTGAGAAGTATTTTATTGGCTTATACCAGGATACAGAGAAAACATGGCGTTGGATCAACAACTCCCCATTCAATGGCAA CATTGTCAATCAGCATCAGAACTTCGACTGTGTGACCATAGGCCTAACAAATACATTCGATGCTGCACCATGTAACATCAACTTGCGCTGGATTTGTGAGAAGCTGGCGAAATGA